A window of Adhaeribacter arboris genomic DNA:
GTTTTAAACTCAGCCAGGTAGTTTTGAGTGAGTAAATCTTTACTGGCCTGGTCCGAAAGGCGCAAACCTATTCCAAAAGGCTTATCCGGTGATAAATGCGCTTTTATGGGTAACACGTAGGTTTGCAGACTTTCGAAAACTTCGGCCCAGGTTTCGCCGGGATGGATGTTGGTGCAATAGGTTAAATGGTAGCCTTGTCCGATATTCATGAAGAATGGGTTTGCTTAAATAGAGAACGGGAAAATTAACGGGAATAGGGCAAAAAAGTAAAAGGTTTTAGCAGTTATTTATGTAGATGGCCTCTGGCTGGATGATTAAATTCGGAATGGAGAGGATTTTTCAAAAAATCCTTCGTTGAAAATAAACCACCCCCAGTTCCTCCTCATCTGAGGCGGGGAGCTTTTTAGTATTCTCATTTATTAATTTTCATAATCGAATTACTTCATTCTGAAATAATAAAGCATAAGCCCGATAGTTTAAGATTCTAATACTTTGAAAATTTTATCTATTATCAAGCTTCATTCAAATAATAATCCGTGGAATCCGAATGATCCGCGCAAATCTAAGATTCGGACACTAAGATTTATTCCGGCGAAAACCGCGGATTTTAGTTGGTTTTTTCTCCTGGAATGGCTTACCGGTACGTTTGTCGATCACACCTTCGTGCAAGTGCTGTTTTTTCTCGTGAAAAGCTCCTTTAAAGTTAGGGTCCGCCCGGCGTTTTTGCTTGTCCATTTCCTTTGCCATCTCCTGACCTTCCGCAAATTTCGTTTTCGCTATTTCTACTTCGGGCGGTAGCGGCGCTTCCGGAATCGACATATTAATAATTTTTTCAATTTCCCGGATGTGGTGTATTTCGGCTTCGGTGGCAAAAGTAATGGAAGCACCTTCCTGTTCTGCCCGACCCGTCCGACCAATACGATGCACGTAATCTTCGTAAATAATAGGCACGTCTACGTTTATCACGTGGCTCACGCCGGATATATCAATGCCCCGGGAAGCTACATCAGTAGCCACTAAAAACCGGACTTCGCCGCTCCGGAAGGCATCCATGGCGTTAATGCGGGTATTCTGGCCTTTGTTGCCGTGAATTACGCGCACGGTGCCGCGGGCGCTATCGTTTACAAATTCGGCAACTTGTTCGGCGTTGGTTTTGCTGCGGGTAAATAAAATTACGCGGGTAAAACTTTCTTCGTCTTTAAACAAGTAGCGCAGCATATTTAATTTCGTCTGCATATTCGGAATCTGGTACAAGACCTGCGATACCGTTTCTACGGGCGTAGCGGAAGGCGTTACCTCAACTTTCATCGGAAATTCGAGAAACTCGGCGGTCAAATTTTCAAGGCGCGGGTGCATGGTTGCCGAGAACAATAGATTCTGGCGTTTGCGCGGTATTACTTCCAAAATACTCCGGATTTGCGGCATAAAGCCCATGTCCAGCATTTTGTCGGCTTCGTCGAGGACCAGAGTTTTTAATTCTTTTAAAACTAAATCACCTTTCAGGTAAATTTCCATTAAGCGCCCGGGAGTAGCCACTAAAATATCCAAGCCTTTTTTAATCTGTTCCATTTGGGTTTTAGGGCCAATGCCGCCGTATATGGCTAAAAACCGCAAATCGGTATATTTAGCTAATTGCCGGATACTTTCTTCAATTTGCATGGCCAGTTCGCGGGTAGGCGATAGTATAAGTGCCCGCGGATGTGTGCCTTGCGCATATTTTACTTTCATAAGCAGCGGCAGTACGTAAGCTGCCGTTTTACCAGTCCCGGTTTGCGCAATTCCCATTACATCGTGCCCGGCGGTGATAAGCGGGATAGTTTGCTGTTGCACCGGCGTGGGGGTGGTATAACCCGCATCGGCTACCGCATTTAGTAATTGGCGGTTCAGTTTAAAATCCTCGAAGGTTACAATCGGGGCAGCTTCTTTCTCTTCCATCAAAGTAATATTTAGCACAAAGGTAAATTTTTCTCGTAGAATGATTTTTTCTTCTTACGAATGTCCGTTCAGATTAATCGCAAAACAGAATTAATTTCCGGATTTTTTCCTGTCTAAAACCATTTTTGAATTGCTAACTTCGCCGCATGAAAACCTTTCTGATTAAAAATGCCCAGGTTGTCAACGAAGGTCAGATTTTTTCGGCCGATGTATTGATTCAAGAGGGTAGAATAGCCCGCATAGCTCCCGGTTTAAATGAACCAGCCGATGAAGTTATCGATGCTACCGGCCAGTATCTATTACCGGGAATAATCGATGACCAAGTGCATTTCCGTGACCCGGGCCTAACCCACAAAGGAGATATTTATACCGAATCGCGGGCAGCCGTAGCTGGTGGGGTTACGTCTTTCATGGAAATGCCCAATACGGTACCCAACACCATTACCCAGGAATTACTCGAAGAAAAGTATGCTTTAGCTGCTGAGAAATCATTGGCCAATTATTCATTTTTCATGGGCGCCACCAACGATAACCTGGCCGAAGTACTACTTACCAACCCCAATACGGTTTGTGGCATTAAAATATTCATGGGCTCTTCTACGGGTAACATGCTGGTGGATGATACGAGTACTTTGGAGCAAATTTTTGAGAAGGCGCAGTTGTTAATTGCCGTACACTGCGAAGATGAGCAAACCATCCGGGATAATATGACTTTGTACGAAGAAAAATACGGCGATGCTATTCCAATAAGTTGCCACCCGGAAATCAGGAACGAGGCCGCTTGTTTTAAATCTTCGTATTTGGCTACCAAACTAGCTAAGAAGTACGGTACCCGGCTGCATATTTTGCATATCTCCACCGAAGAAGAACTGGCTTTATTTCAGAACCATGTTCCTTTAGCCGAAAAAAAAATAACCGCTGAAGTGTGCGTACATCATTTATACTTTGATAAAGCCGATTACGAGACTTTGGGTACGCAGATTAAATGCAACCCGGCCGTAAAAGAAGCCCGCCACAAGCAAGCCTTATTCCAAGGTTTATTAGATAACCGTTTAGATATTATTGCCACCGACCACGCGCCGCATACCTGGGACGAGAAGCAAAATATTTATAAAAAATCGCCTTCGGGTGTGCCTCTGGTGCAACATTCCTTACCTACTATGCTGGAGTTTTACCACGAAGGTAAAATAAGTTTAGAACGTATTGTAGAAAAAATGTGCCACGCCCCGGCCATTTGTTTTCAGGTGCGGCACCGCGGCTATATCCGGGAAGGTTATTTTGCTGATTTAGTGTTGGTAGATTTAAACCAAACGCATACGGTAAGTAAAGAGAATATCTTTTACAAGTGCCAATGGTCGCCGTTCGAAGGAAAAACTTTTAGGTCGGTTATTACGCGTAGCTTTGTTTCGGGACATTTAGCTTACGCCAACGGGCAGTTTAATGAGACCAAATTCGGTGAGCGCTTATTGTTCGACCGGGAAATTATGAAGAAAAATTTTTCTGAAACGTTGAATAATTAAGGAAACTGCCTTACATTTGCAAACCAATATAAAACGGTGGTTGTAGCTCAGTCGGTTAGAGCACCAGATTGTGATTCTGGGGGTCGCGGGTTCGAGCCCCGTCTCCCACCCCAAAAGGCCTCTGCGAAAGCAGGGGCTTTTTTGTTTTACCTTTTCCTTATTTCAAAAAGCAAACGCTTATATTTGCCGCACTTAAAAAGTCGAATGGTGGAAAATATTCATGCTTTCGGCTTATCTAAAATTTCTAATTTAACTAGATGAGTTTACTTGTTGTAGGTTCGGTAGCTTTTGATGCGCTGGAAACTCCGTTTGGAAAAACGGATAAAATATTGGGTGGAGCCGGAACGTTTATTGCCCTGGCTGCTTCTAACTACGTGAAACCAATAAACCTGGTGTCGGTAGTAGGGGGCGATTTTTTAAAATCGGATATTGCTATGTTCGAGGAGCATGGCATTAATACCGAAGGCTTGCAGATAAAAGAAAACGAAAAATCGTTCTTCTGGAAAGGCCGCTACTTCAACGACATGAACAGCCGCGAAACATTGGTTACCGAGCTAAACGTACTCGGCGATTTCGACCCGATTGTTCCTGAAAGTTACCAAAATTGCTCTTATTTAATGCTGGGCAATCTGGCCCCGCAGGTACAACGCCAAGTTATTGAGCGGTTGCGTAACCGTCCGAAACTGATTGTAATGGATACCATGAATTTCTGGATGAACATTGCTTTGGACGATTTAATGCAAACCATTGCCTTAGTAGATGTGCTAAGCATTAACGACGAAGAAGCCCGCCAGTTATCCGGTGATTATTCGTTAAGAAAAGCAGCCAAGAAAATTATGGCGATGGGCCCAAAATACTTGATTATTAAAAAAGGCGAACACGGAGCTTTATTATTTCACCAGGACCAAATGTTTTTCGCGCCGGCATTGCCGCTCGAAGATGTATTCGACCCAACGGGCGCCGGCGATACTTTTGCCGGCGGTTTTATTGGTTACCTGGCGAAAACAGATAATTATTCGTTCGAAAACATGAAGCGAGCCGTTATTCATGGTTCGGCTTTGGCTTCGTTCTGCGTGGAGAAGTTTGGTCCGGAACGTATTATTGGTTTAACCGAAACCGAAGTGCAAGAACGGGTACAGCAATTCGTAAACTTGGCCTCGTTTTCTGTATAGATATTATATTAGACACTAGGCACTGGATATTAGACATAAGACTCTTAAATATTATCTTAATAAAAGCCTCTGTTCAATTCGTACAGAGGCTTTTTACTTTAGACTTTTGTATCGTTCTAGAATCAATGGACAGCGCGAGCACTGTTGAATAAGCATGACAACTGAAGTTCCTCCGCATTTTGATTATTCTTATCTTGTCACTGCTTCCGCCATAAGCCCCTCAACTTAATGGAAATAAGGAGACGTATTTACAGATTCTAATACTTTTATTTTTATTTGGCAAATGCAGAGCTAAGGATAAACTTCACCCGTTTGGCTTGTGAGCGTCTTGTAGACTTCCGGTGCCAAGGCACGAGGCATTCCGACGTAGGAGGAAAGGAGGGATACACCGCGCGAAGAAGCCAAACGAGTCCTGCCGGCTACGAGGCAAACAGCGACTTATCAAGCCGCATCAACACCAATGCATGGAGGCTTGAAAAGACTCCATGCATTGGTGTTGATGCGGCTTGAATATTTCCAGCTAAGATTAATCATCTCTTACAATTTAGACCTAAAAAACCAGTACCTGGCAGATACGTACCCTAAGTAGCCCCTTTTACTATGCTGCAAAACTTTATCAACCGTGCAATTCCTACCCCGGAGCTAATTAGGCAACTAGGGCCGTTTATTTTAGGTTACGTTTTAGTAGTGACATTATTGGTTTCTTACCTAAAGAAGCAACACCAGGTACGTACCGCCTACACCCGCAAAATTTTTCACTTCCTGATTTTTTCTACCGCCAGTATTTTTCAATTAAAATACGGCCTACCTGCTGTAGTCTTGTTTGGCAGCATTGTAGGTTTATTCGTACTGTTTGCGATTTTAAAAGGAGATAACTATCCGTTTTACGAGGTAATGGCCCGCGAATCGGATCGCCCGTACCGGTCTTTGTTTATTTTGATTCCTTTGTTTACTACTGCTTTAGGGGGAGTTTTATCTAATATCTTTTTTATGAAATTTGCTTATATCGGTTATTTGGTGGGGGGTTGGGGCGATGCCGTAGGCGAACCGGTAGGTTCACGGTGGGGTAAACACCGGTACCAAGTTCCTTCGTTGCTGGGTGTAAAAGCTACACGCAGTTTAGAAGGTTCAGCGGCAGTTGCCATTGTAAGCACCCTGGTGGCTTACTTTGGGTTCTACATGGCCGGCTATCCTTCGGCAGAATGCATAAAAACAGCCGCAATATGCGGTTTAGGCGGAGCTGGAGTAGAAGCAATCAG
This region includes:
- a CDS encoding DEAD/DEAH box helicase, with the translated sequence MEEKEAAPIVTFEDFKLNRQLLNAVADAGYTTPTPVQQQTIPLITAGHDVMGIAQTGTGKTAAYVLPLLMKVKYAQGTHPRALILSPTRELAMQIEESIRQLAKYTDLRFLAIYGGIGPKTQMEQIKKGLDILVATPGRLMEIYLKGDLVLKELKTLVLDEADKMLDMGFMPQIRSILEVIPRKRQNLLFSATMHPRLENLTAEFLEFPMKVEVTPSATPVETVSQVLYQIPNMQTKLNMLRYLFKDEESFTRVILFTRSKTNAEQVAEFVNDSARGTVRVIHGNKGQNTRINAMDAFRSGEVRFLVATDVASRGIDISGVSHVINVDVPIIYEDYVHRIGRTGRAEQEGASITFATEAEIHHIREIEKIINMSIPEAPLPPEVEIAKTKFAEGQEMAKEMDKQKRRADPNFKGAFHEKKQHLHEGVIDKRTGKPFQEKKPTKIRGFRRNKS
- a CDS encoding dihydroorotase produces the protein MKTFLIKNAQVVNEGQIFSADVLIQEGRIARIAPGLNEPADEVIDATGQYLLPGIIDDQVHFRDPGLTHKGDIYTESRAAVAGGVTSFMEMPNTVPNTITQELLEEKYALAAEKSLANYSFFMGATNDNLAEVLLTNPNTVCGIKIFMGSSTGNMLVDDTSTLEQIFEKAQLLIAVHCEDEQTIRDNMTLYEEKYGDAIPISCHPEIRNEAACFKSSYLATKLAKKYGTRLHILHISTEEELALFQNHVPLAEKKITAEVCVHHLYFDKADYETLGTQIKCNPAVKEARHKQALFQGLLDNRLDIIATDHAPHTWDEKQNIYKKSPSGVPLVQHSLPTMLEFYHEGKISLERIVEKMCHAPAICFQVRHRGYIREGYFADLVLVDLNQTHTVSKENIFYKCQWSPFEGKTFRSVITRSFVSGHLAYANGQFNETKFGERLLFDREIMKKNFSETLNN
- a CDS encoding diacylglycerol/polyprenol kinase family protein, which encodes MLQNFINRAIPTPELIRQLGPFILGYVLVVTLLVSYLKKQHQVRTAYTRKIFHFLIFSTASIFQLKYGLPAVVLFGSIVGLFVLFAILKGDNYPFYEVMARESDRPYRSLFILIPLFTTALGGVLSNIFFMKFAYIGYLVGGWGDAVGEPVGSRWGKHRYQVPSLLGVKATRSLEGSAAVAIVSTLVAYFGFYMAGYPSAECIKTAAICGLGGAGVEAISNHGLDNLTMQFTAAGLAYWLLA
- a CDS encoding PfkB family carbohydrate kinase gives rise to the protein MSLLVVGSVAFDALETPFGKTDKILGGAGTFIALAASNYVKPINLVSVVGGDFLKSDIAMFEEHGINTEGLQIKENEKSFFWKGRYFNDMNSRETLVTELNVLGDFDPIVPESYQNCSYLMLGNLAPQVQRQVIERLRNRPKLIVMDTMNFWMNIALDDLMQTIALVDVLSINDEEARQLSGDYSLRKAAKKIMAMGPKYLIIKKGEHGALLFHQDQMFFAPALPLEDVFDPTGAGDTFAGGFIGYLAKTDNYSFENMKRAVIHGSALASFCVEKFGPERIIGLTETEVQERVQQFVNLASFSV